In Deinococcota bacterium, the genomic stretch ACGTGGGCGTTGGCGGCTTCCTCGGCCAAGGCGGCAAACCGTTCCTGACGCTCGGGGAAGAAATGGCTGAGCACCACTTCGGCAGCCCCCGCGGCGACGGCGTGTTCTGAGGGATAGGAAGGGCTCGCGGGGGTGCTCAGGAGCGTCTCTAGACTGGGCTCGAGCAAGGACGTGAAGAAGGGCTCGAGCGGGGCCTACGTCACAGCATCATCAACGTCTTAAATGCCCGTTTCAGTCCCGATACAGCCTTCCAGGAGCGGTTCTCACGCTACCTCGAGAGCCAACACGGGCTCGAAACACTCGACCGGCTCTTCATGACGCGGGCTGGTCGTGGAGCGGGCCATGACAGATAATGCCGATGCGGTGTGGAGCGGGACAAGATCCACCGGGCCCGGCATCTTTGCGCTGGACTCGCTGGGTGACGAGACGGTCGGCGCTTGGAAACCTTGGCTGCTCACCTCGGGGGACGAGGTCCGTCCACCGCCGCCGCCTGCGCCCGACTCCGCGCAGCGCGCCGCCGAAATTGCCGAGGTGCGCGACTACCAACGCGACGCCAACCCCTTTATGGAGCTGTTCTTCTGGCCCGAGGACCCCGACGGTCGCCCTGAACCGGGTTCAGCCCCCGTTATGAGCAGTCAGGTCGCCTTTTACTACGCGCCCTTCAACCACCTGATGTGGCTGCCTGAACTCGAGCAGAAGCTCTTCGAGTACCGCTTAGACAGCAACCCACCGCGCGCCGCGCGTGCCTACGCGCTCGCCAGCGTCGCCTTTTATGACGCCACCGTGGCGGTGTGGGATGGCCGCTTTGCCTACTGGGTGGCGCGTCCTGCCGAGTGGGACCCAGCCATTACCAGCGTGCTCACCACCTACCCCAACCCCGAGCCCCCATCGGGCCACACCGGCATCGCCACGGCAACCAGCGAGGTGCTCGCCTACTTGTTCCCTCGTGACGCGCACTACTTCCGCTCGAGAGCCGTGGAACTCGGTGAGTCGCGCATCTGGGCGGGGATTCACTTCCGCAGTGCCGTTGAGGCTGGCGCTGAACTGGGCCGGAAGGTAGCCGCCAAGGTCGTCGCTTGGGCCGAGCAGGACGGGAGCAGCGCCGCTATGCAAGGGGCGGCGCGCTGAGCTGTCGCCGTGAACACGTCCACCATGCACGCTGCGCCACCGGGTTTGTCACCCTGAACGGTGCCATGGGGGTGTAGGCCAAGGGTTGGTGAGCGGCATATCACCACCATGTCGTTGGGCGGGGCCGAGGGTCCTGCCCAACGACACGCAGACCTGGAACATCAGCTTTCCGTTTACCGCGGGAGGAAACAGGAGGACGCTATGAAAGCTCGAAAGACAACAGGAGGCTGTCATGGCTGAAGCGCTGAGACTCATGGCCGTTCTTGCCCACCCCGACGACGAGTCTATGGGAACCGGTGGCACGCTCGCTACGTACGCCGCCGAGGGGGTAGAGACCTATCTGCTTACCGCCACCCGCGGTGAGAAGGGCTGGAAAGGGAAAAAAGAGGATTACCCCGGAGCTAAAGCGCTGGGGCAGCTCCGCGAAGGGGAGCTGCAGGCCGCCGCGAGGGAACGGGGCCGGTATTTGCGGATATTTTCGCAGGACTGTGCTTGATGCCCGGCGTCTCGCTGCTGGACCCGGCACCCAAGAGAAGCAGGCTCTCATCTTAGCCCTCATCTTGGCAGGGTATGCTTTGCCTGGTTATGACCGAGACAGGTGGACATGCCTCCTTTGTCCCGTGGTATGCTAGGCATGTCCACGACGCCTCATCTACACCTCATCCACGTGGACTCCAAAGAGGAAAGCCTGAAATGACCATCCTGAAAAGGGGTCTCTCACAAAGGGGTCTCTCACAAGCTGTGTGCACTCGAGCCACCCGCTCCACGTTGGAAAAACCAGCCTCTTCTGGTTGGACCACAGTAGGTTCTGGTTGGACCGACCACAGTAGGGCCCCGGTCCTTGTGGCCGCCCTCGAGCCTTATCGAGCCCCAGGACCCCAGGAAAGGAAAAGCCTATGACGAAAAAGACGCTCGCCCCCAGTGACGAGTATGCGGGCTGGCAAAGCGTGGTTCGCCAATACCAACAGCCCGACCTCCGCAAGGGCGTGTGGCAGGTGGTCAACTCCTTTGGAGGACTGGCCCTGGGCTTGACCCTGATGTACCTGAGTCTGAACCTCGGTTACTGGCTGACTCTGTTGCTGGCGGTCCCGACGGCCGGCTTTCTCGTGCGGATCTTCGTGATCCAGCACGACTGCGGCCACGGCTCGTTTTTCAAATCCCGTCGCGCCAACGACCTGATAGGCGCGGTAAGCGGCTTGTTCACCTTCGTTCCTTACCAGGTATGGCGGAAAAGGCACGCCATCCACCACGCGCATCACGCGGAACTCGAGGAACGGGGCATCGGCGATGTGTGGACCATGACGGTCAACGAGTACCAGCGGGCTTCCTGGTGGAAGCGCGCCTCCTACCGTGTCTTTCGCAATCCCCTCTTTCTTTTTGTGCTCACTCCTGCTATCAACTTCGTCATCTTGCAGCGCCTGCCGCTGGGGGTTCAGGCAAGCTGGCGCACCGGCGAGAGGGCTTCGGTCTGGTGGACGAACCTGGCTATCGCCTGCCTGCTGCTGGTCGCTAGCGCCCTCGTCGGCTTTGGCGCGGTGATCATGGTCGGGCTGCCGGTGATGGTTATCGCCGCCAGTGTAGGCACCTGGCTCTTTTATGTCCAACATCAGTTTGAAAAGACCTACTGGGAGCACACCCCCGAGTGGGATTACACGCTCGCCGCCATGCATGGTAGCTCCTACTACAAACTGCCGCGCCTCTTGCAGTGGTTCACGGGCAATATCGGCTTTCACCATGTTCATCACCTGAGCCCGCGCATTCCCAACTACAACCTGCAAAGGTGCCATGACGAAAACCTGGTGCTGCAAGGCGTCGTCAAGCTCACCTTGGCGAGCAGTCTGAAAACGGTGTCGCTGGCACTATGGGATGAGGAGCAGCGCCGGCTTGTCACCTTTCGTGAGGCGCGCCGAGCGAGACGGGAGGCCGTGGTCAGCTCTTAGGCCCGTCGCCACGCCGTGGGTTTAGGTCATGCCCGCCGGGCGGCTGGGTCGGTGCTCCGCGGCCACCCCAACATACCTGACAGGTTCCACCGTTCAGGCCGTGACGAGGCGGCTGGCGAGGACGGCCTGTTCAAAGTGCTCGGCGGCTTCGTCGAGCATGGCTTCGTCCAGGCCGCGACCCAGACTCAAGCGGACGCTCGCCTTGGCGCGTGCGCGGCTCAGCCCCATAGCCAGAAGCACGTGGCTGGGCTCTATCGTGCCCGCCGCGCAGGCCGAGCCCGCGCTGGCATAGACGCCCCGGCGATCCAGGTTCATGAGCAGGGCCTCGCCGTCGGCGCCTTCGACGCTCACATGAACATGTTTGGAACAGCGAGGCGCCCCCGCCGCGGTGAGGATTACGCCCGGCAGCGCGAGCAGGCGGGCCTCGAGGCGGCGATACCCGCAGCGGAACACGGCGTGGATGGAAGGAAAGCTTAGGGACCGCTCGCAGCGTGAAGTGTCCGGGGTATTGCTATAGAAGCTATAGGGCCAACACCCGACGGCAAAGTGTTAGCGCGGACCTATGCTGGCTCCATCGAACCCACCGCAACGGGGGCTCGAGGAAAGGGGTTGAGCAAGAGGCATGTGACTATACCAGGGAAGGCATTTTGATAGCCTCCGCGGATGAGCTGTGGCACCAGCATAAGCTGATAGTCCTGAATCCAGATGAGGTCTCTTTTGTGGTGCGCCTCAAGCGCCCGCCTTGCGAACTTCTGGTTGACCGCAGCGTAGCCCCTGAAGAACTCGGGCCGGTGTTCCATGGGGGCCATGAAGTAGTGACAAAGCGGCCAGAGCACGCGGTTCGAGAAGCCGTAGTAGGACATCAGTTCCTGCTTGCTGAGGTAAAGCCGTTGTACCGAGAAGCGCGGGTTGTTCTCGGGATAACCGAGCTCGGGCAACTCGTCGGCCTTTTTCTCTGCCCAGGCCACCCAAGTGCCGCCCTCTTTCTCGAGAACGGGTAAGAGGGCGGTGGTTAAGCCCCCCACCGAGGGCAGCCAGCGGCCGCCATCTTCACGTAACCTGCTTGCCATTAGGGATGATGCTACCCATAAAAGTTCCCTTGTGGGTACCGCTAACAGTGACGCGAGCAACAACTTTGTCGCCTTCAGCGATCATATCTTCAAGAGTGACCTGCAAATCGGGGAAGGCCGTGGCAAGCATGGCAACGAATTGTTTGAAGCCCTCGAGGCCATAGCTGGCAGGACTTGCGTGTTCAAGAAGGATGAGCATAAAACCCAGC encodes the following:
- a CDS encoding phosphatase PAP2 family protein; this encodes MLEPSLETLLSTPASPSYPSEHAVAAGAAEVVLSHFFPERQERFAALAEEAANAHVLAGVQYPSDAAAGLELGRSSS
- a CDS encoding phosphatase PAP2 family protein; this translates as MTDNADAVWSGTRSTGPGIFALDSLGDETVGAWKPWLLTSGDEVRPPPPPAPDSAQRAAEIAEVRDYQRDANPFMELFFWPEDPDGRPEPGSAPVMSSQVAFYYAPFNHLMWLPELEQKLFEYRLDSNPPRAARAYALASVAFYDATVAVWDGRFAYWVARPAEWDPAITSVLTTYPNPEPPSGHTGIATATSEVLAYLFPRDAHYFRSRAVELGESRIWAGIHFRSAVEAGAELGRKVAAKVVAWAEQDGSSAAMQGAAR
- a CDS encoding PIG-L family deacetylase; the encoded protein is MAEALRLMAVLAHPDDESMGTGGTLATYAAEGVETYLLTATRGEKGWKGKKEDYPGAKALGQLREGELQAAARERGRYLRIFSQDCA
- a CDS encoding fatty acid desaturase produces the protein MTKKTLAPSDEYAGWQSVVRQYQQPDLRKGVWQVVNSFGGLALGLTLMYLSLNLGYWLTLLLAVPTAGFLVRIFVIQHDCGHGSFFKSRRANDLIGAVSGLFTFVPYQVWRKRHAIHHAHHAELEERGIGDVWTMTVNEYQRASWWKRASYRVFRNPLFLFVLTPAINFVILQRLPLGVQASWRTGERASVWWTNLAIACLLLVASALVGFGAVIMVGLPVMVIAASVGTWLFYVQHQFEKTYWEHTPEWDYTLAAMHGSSYYKLPRLLQWFTGNIGFHHVHHLSPRIPNYNLQRCHDENLVLQGVVKLTLASSLKTVSLALWDEEQRRLVTFREARRARREAVVSS
- a CDS encoding aminotransferase class V-fold PLP-dependent enzyme; the protein is MFRCGYRRLEARLLALPGVILTAAGAPRCSKHVHVSVEGADGEALLMNLDRRGVYASAGSACAAGTIEPSHVLLAMGLSRARAKASVRLSLGRGLDEAMLDEAAEHFEQAVLASRLVTA
- a CDS encoding trehalose-6-phosphate synthase yields the protein MASRLREDGGRWLPSVGGLTTALLPVLEKEGGTWVAWAEKKADELPELGYPENNPRFSVQRLYLSKQELMSYYGFSNRVLWPLCHYFMAPMEHRPEFFRGYAAVNQKFARRALEAHHKRDLIWIQDYQLMLVPQLIRGGYQNAFPGIVTCLLLNPFPRAPVAVGSMEPA
- a CDS encoding ester cyclase, whose protein sequence is MLILLEHASPASYGLEGFKQFVAMLATAFPDLQVTLEDMIAEGDKVVARVTVSGTHKGTFMGSIIPNGKQVT